TTTGCCCTGGCCTGGAACAATCTGGCCGTGGCCCTCTATTACCAGGATCGGCGGGAAGAGGCCCGCGAGGCCCTCTCCCGGGCCAAATCTCTGGGCTATCCGGTAAATCCGGAATTTGAAAAGTTGCTTGCGTCATGAAGCCCCCCAGCTGTCCCTTCTGCGGCAGAGAGATCCCTCCCCCCCGAAACCTGGGCTTCCAGTTTGCCGACCATGACGCCGGAGTGTGCGAATGCGGAGCGGTCTATGTGAGCGATGTCACGGGCTTCAACCGGGGGTCGGCCTTCGCTGAGGCCCTCTTTCTGGCCTCCGGGGGGCGCTGGGAGCTGGCCTGGGACCTTGCGCCGGGGGAGGATTATCAGGAAATCTGGCTTGAACCCTACGATCAGGCCCGCCATCTCCTGGTCCCCGAAGGGACCCTTGAGGGGCGCAAGGTCTCCGGGGCCCTCTGTTTTGTACGTCTAGCCGAAGACCTCCTGGAATTGAGCCGGGAGGATCTGGAGGCCCTCAGGAGGCCTTCTTCCAGGTCCTCCCCCGAGGTCCGGCCCCGGAAGCTTCGCCGCCCGGAGGCGGAGCGCCTGGTGGCTGAAAATCGGCGGGAGGAGTTGCTGCTCCTCTGTCGGGCCCAGCCCCTGAATCTCCGGGTGCTCCAAAAGATCCTCTACCACCCGGAGGCCCTCCTTCGCTTGCGCACCGCCACCCTTCTTGGGGAATTCGCCCGGCGTTTCGGGGACGAATGCCCGGAGGAGGTGGCCGATCTGGTAAAGCGCCTCCTTTATGCCAGCGCAGACACGGCGGCCTCGGCCTGGGGGGCCCTGGAGGCCGTAGGGGAGATCATCCGGGCCCTTCCCCGGCGTTTTGGGCTCTATGTAAGAAACCTCCTGGCCTTTCTTCCCTATCCCGAATTCCGCCCCGGGGCCCTTTACGCCCTCTGGCGGGTGGCCGAGGCCCATCCCGAACTCCTCCTTCGGGAAAAGCCCTTCCGGGTAGTTTCCCTCCTAGAGGACGAAAATCCCCTGGTCCGGGGACTGGCCCTTCTTATCCTCCGGGCCCTCCGGCTCTCGGAAGCGGCCCCCGGTGTACGCCCCCTCCTTGAGGACTCCCGAACCTTTGAGATCTACCTTCCGGAAGAGGACCGCTTTGTTTCCCGCCGCCTAAAGGAGGTGGCCGAAGAAATCCTCAAAGACCAAAGGGAGGTTTTATGAACGAGCCGGAAAAAATTTCTCCAGAGGTGGCCGAGGCCCTCAAATGGTACAAAGAGGCCCAGGTGATGTATGCCCAGGGGCGAAGCCTTGACGCCCTGGCCCGCTATGAAGAGGCCTACCGGGTCTTCGTGGAACACGGCTGCCACCGGGAGGCGGCCAACGCCGCCGAAAAGATGGGAGATCTCTACTTTAACCGCGGCAACTTCGAGAAGGCCTTGAAGCCCTACAAGATCGCTCTGGACATCTGCGAGGAATACGAGGACGAGTTAGGGACCGCCATCCTCTCCGAAAAGATCGTTTATGTTTACAAGGAACTGCGCCAGCCGGAAAAGGCCCTCCCTTATCTCTATCGGGCCCTAGAGATTGCCGAAAAGTACAAAGACGCCCATCGGGCGGCCCGCATGCTCGCCGGGATCGGAGACGTCTACCGGAATCTCGGAAAACTGGAAGCCGCCCGGGAGGCCTATGCCCTGGCGGCCCGGATCTACCGGGAGATCGGCTCCCGAGAGCAGGCCCAGCTGGCCGAAGAGGCCCTAAAAAGGCTCCTCCAGGAGATGGGCCCCGGGGAAGCCTCCGCGGATCACCCCGATAAGTGACACCCGCACGTTTCCCCCCTTGGGGACCAGGCCCTCCGAGATCTCGGCCAGACGCCGCAGGACCTCCCCGAAAAGGACCGTAGGATAGGTCTTCCCGGCTTCAAAGCCCGACCGGGGGCAAACCACGGTCTCTTCCCCCACGGAAAGAGGAAGACCGTAAACCCGACAGGTAAGGGGGCGGAATTCATAGACCACACAGAGGCCCCGATCGTCCAAAAAGGGGCAGCGGAGCCTCACCCGGGAAAGGGCCAGGGGATCTACCGGCTTGGGAACTTCGGTCTCCCAGGTCTTTTCATACTTTTCCAGCCGGCGTTCCACCTCCCGGCGCACTCTCCGGGGCAGTTTCCGAAAGGCCTGGGCCAGATAGAGGGCTTCGGCCAGGGAAAGGTCAAAGGGGGCATAGCAACAATCCGTGCAGCCCTTGCGGCAGCGAACCTCCCGGGGATAACCTCGACGGGTCTCCTCGAACCGCCGATCCACCTCGGCCATAAGCTCTTCCAGGGCCCCAAAACCTTTCAGGCGCACCATAGGCCCTCCTCCCTGAGGATCTCGCGCAGATCCTCCCCCCGATAAAGCCGGGCCCGAAGGCCGGCCGAAAGGGCCCCCTGGTAGTCGTCCTCCGGGTCATTTCCGATCATGAGGACCTCGGGAGGGGCCACGCCCAGGGCCTCACAGGCCAGGTGAAAGGCCTCGGGGGCCGGCTTTCCCACCCCCAGCTCGCAGGCCAAAAAGACGGCCTCAAAATGGTCCTTAAGGCCCAGGGCCTTGAGGAGGCGGGGTAGCCGTTCGTCCCAGTTGGAAAGGATGGCCACCTTGAGGCCCTGTCTCTTCAGGCCTTCCAGGGCCTCGCGGGTCCCGGAAGCCAGACGGAAACTTTCCGGCCGGGAAAAGGCCTCGTAGACCGCCTGAAAAAGCCTCTCCACCGGGTGACCGTCAAGCCAAGGGGCCAAGGCCTGGCTAAAAATCTCCTTCCAGAGCTGCCGGCACCCCTCCGGGGAAAACTTTCCGAAAAAGGCCCTGCGGAAGACCGGCCAGAGGGCCCGGATACGCCGGTCGAGTTCCTCTCCCGGAAGGAAAAGCCCCTCCCGGGAGAGCACCCGGGCATAGACCTCCCCCACCGAAGGATGGATGTGGAGAAGGGTGCCCTCGGCATCGAAGAGAACGGCCCGCAGAGGAGTGCTCATCAGCGGCTGTGCCCCGGAAGTTCAAGATGGGTACAGGTCCCGGTCTCGCACCGGTGACTCTCGGCCACCCGGGGCCGGTCCGCAGGCCCGCCCCCGGAATCCACTATGGGAGTGATGGTACTCATGAGGCGCTTCACCCTTTCGCTTCCGCACTTTTTACACCGCACCTCCTCGGCCTCCGCCCGGTTGCGACACAGGACTTCAAATTCCTCCCCACAGGCTTCGCAACGAAATTCGTAGATAGGCATGATTCCTCCCCTAGCGAAGCTTTTCTGATAAGATAAAGGGCAGAGGAGCAGAGGGCAATGCCTATCCTTTTCGTTTATGGAACCTTAAGGCGGGGGCAGCCCCTGCACGGACTTCTCCGAGGGGCTTCCCTGATGGGGGAGGGGTGGGTGGAGGGTTTTGCCCTTTATGATCTAGGGGATTATCCCGCGGCCCGTCCCTGGGAGAAAGGCCGCATCTGGGGCGAACTCTATGCCGTTCCCGAAGAACTCCTCCCCCTGCTTGACCAAGTGGAAGACGAATATCGGCGAGAGACGGTCCTGGTAGAGTGCTCTTCCGGGGCCAAAATTCCGGCCCAAATGTATGTCTACCGCGACCCCCTCCCGGAAAGCCAGCGCCTTCTTTCGGAAAGATGGGAGAGATCCTCCTCGTCCTGAGCCCCCATCGTCTGGAATTCCTTCCCCGGGCCTTTGAGCTCATGGAGGAGTGTGAGACGGTGATCCTGGAAGAGCCACGCCATCCGGAATTCGAGGCCCTGCTTTCCGGAAAGACCGCTCTGACAAAGTTTCTGGAGATCTCCGAGCCCGGATTTCCGGAATATTCCCGGGCGGTCTACCAAAAAATGCGGGAACTCTTCTCCCGGGGACGCCAGGTGCTGCAGGTAGAACCCTATCTCGAAGGAGTCCAGAAGATTCAGGCCCGGCTGGCTGCCGGAGAAGAACCGGAGGCCCTCCAGCGCGACCCGGAGCTTTCCCCCATCTACCAGCATGAACACCAAACCTTCGGACGCCTTCTTGACTTTTATGCCGCCCTCTCCGAGCCCTTCGAGTCCTTGGTAGAAAAGATCAAGGCCTTCGCCCAGGCCGATGCCGCCCGCCTTATCTTCCGGGATACCCTAAGGGCTCAGGCCCTACGCCAGATCCTCAAAGGCCTTTCGGGCCAAAGGGTCTATCTGGAGACCGGCTACATCCATCTCTATCTGGTGCGGGAACTAGCCCGGAAGCCCCCGGCGGGTTTCCGCCTCAGGGTGCGCAATCTGGTCCGTCTGGCCACCGGGGGGCACCTTCCTCGAGGCCTCTGGCCGGCCCCAGGCGACGTCCTTACGGCCTTTTATCTTTTCGAAAAAAGGCGGGCGGTGGAGGAAGACCTCCTTGCGGCCCGCAGCCTGGTCTACATCCGCCTGATCGAAAAAAACGAACTCCAACCCTCTCCGGAAAACCCCTTTCCCCACCTACGGGACGAGGTCTTCTTTCGGGCCTTTGTGCGCGGTCTTTCCTTTGAGGATTGCCGCAGGCTGGATGCCCGCATCCGGCTCCTTCCCACCGCCGAGGCCCGCCAGGTGGCCCAAAAGAGCTTTCCCGAGATTTGGAAGCAGGCCTCTCAGCTGGTGGACCAGGTATTCCGGGAGGTAAAGACCTCCGGGGGCCTTCGCGCCGGCCTTTCGAGGAGCTTAACCCCCGGGCGCGGATAACCTACGGCCACCAGCATGGGGACCAGCTTATCCTCCGGGATCCCGAAGACCCTCTTCACGCAGGGCTCCTCGAAACCGTCCATGGGATGGGTTTCCAGGCCCAGACCCCGGGCGGCCAGCATGAGGTTCATGGCAAAAAGGGCGGTGTTTTTCACGGCAAAAAGCTTGCGCCGGAGGCTCTCTCGGTCCCCATATAGCTGATAAAAGACGGCCTTTACGCCCTCGATCTGGCTTTCGTCTTTGAGATAGCCTTTGGCCAGGCGGTCCCGCAGGACCTCCTCCCCGTATTCTTCTACCACCCCTGGATCCGCTACCAGAATAAGGACCACCGGGGCCTCCTCCACCTTGGGCTGCCCCATGGCGCACTCCCGAAGGAGGGCCTTTTTCTCCGGATCATCCACCACGATGACCCGCCAGGGCTGGAGATTGAAGGAAGAGGGGGCGAGAGCCGCCAGTTCCAGAAGATTCCGGAGCAACTCCTCCGGCACCGGCCTTTGAGGATCGAAATAATTGATGGCCCGTCGGCCGCGAATGGCGGTGATAACCTCCATACCCACCTCCAGGTTGGGGTTATAATCAGTTTATTAGGGGCCGGGGCCCCGAGCAAGTCTTTCGGAGGCCCACTATGAAGCGCCTCTTTGTCGGGACCTGCGGAAACAAGGTGGGACTTGCCCGCTATGTAAACCTCTTTAACGCCTTAGAGGTCAACGCCACCTTTTATCGCTTTCCCTCGGAAAAGAGTCTCCGAAACTGGGAAAAGACCCTTTCCGGCCGCCAGGACTTCTGCCTTTCCCTCAAGGCCTTCCAGGGCCTGACCCATCCCCTCTCTTCCCCTACCTGGCGAAGAAGTGGGCTTTCTCCTGAGGAACTCGAGGGCCTCAAGGGAAAGGTGGGCTGCCTCCGACTCACCGAGGCCACCCAGAGATACTTCCTTGAGACCCTGGAGCTGGCCGCCAGGGTCTCCGCCCGCTATCTCCTCCTCCAGCTTCCCCGAAACTGTGAGGCCGAGGCCGCAGAGCTCCGAAAATTCCTTTCCTGGGCCCGGGAAGTTCCGGGACCCGAAAGACTCCACCTGGCCCTGGAGATCCGCTGGGAGGACCCGGATCTTCTCCTGGAACTCTGGGAGGAATTTCAGACCGTCCCCGCCTTCGACCCCCTTCTCTTTCCGGAATTTCTGGAAAGGCTCCGTGCCCTTCCCCGACTCTACTTCCGCCTCCACGGCGAACGCCAGGGTTCTCGCCTGAACTATCACAAGAAATACCGCGAGGAGGAGTTACAGAAGCTCGCGGAGCTGGTGAAGGAACTTCCGGCCGAGGAAATCCTGGTTTTTTTCAACAACGTCTACATGCACGAGGATGCCCTCCGTTTCCGAAAGCTCTGGGGTTGAATCTTCAAGGCCGCCTCCCGAAACAGGACCACCAGGGACGCTCCACCGGGCCCAGGAGGCGGACACGGCCGTAAGGGTCGATCACCCCGGAAAGGCCGGTATTGGCCACCTGGATCACCCAGCGCCGGGTCTCCACGGCCCGGAGAATGGATTGATCGAAGTGCTGTCTTAAGGCCGCCGAGCGGCCGAACCAGGCGTCATTGGTGATGACCAAGAGTAGATCCGCCCCGGCCCGCACCCGGGCCCGGGCCAGAGGGGCAAAGGCGTTTTCAAAACAAATGAGGGCCCCCACCCTCACCCCGGCCACCTCTAGGACCCCCGAACCCCTTCCGGGGGTGTAGTCCCCGGAGGCCACCGCCAGATTCCTCAGCCAGGGAAACTTATCCTCAAAGGGGACATACTCTCCAAAGGGCACCAGGTGCTCTTTATCGTAGACCCCGAGGGGCTTCCCCTCCGGGGAAAGGGCCACCAGACTGTTGCGAAGGTCCCAGCCCTTTTCGGTATGGACCGCCCGCGGGGCCCCGAAAAGGACCGGCCGCCCCAGGGACCTTATCCCTTTTAAAAGCTCCCCTGTAAGCCCTCCGTAGGGAAAGGGGAAGGGAAGAGCGGTCTCTGGCCAAACCAAAAAGTCCGGCCCGCAGGCCAGGGCCTTCCGGGAGAGCTCGAGATAGCGCTCCAGGCTCCGGCGCTCTTCGCCGGGCCGCCACTTGATCTCCTGGGGGATATTCCCCTGGATGAGGGCCACCCGGACGGGGAAGACCGGAACCTCCAGGGAAAGGGCCCGCCAGCCGTAAAGGACCGTGGCCCCGAGGAGGAAAAAGGCCGCCAGAAGCGGGGCCCTCCTCCGGCGAGGAGGGAGAGCGGCAAACAGGGCGTAGTTGACCCAGAGGGGAAGAAGCGAAAGCCCCAGGGCCCCTACCAGGGCCGCGGGCTGCAGAAGGAGAGGCACCGGGGCCAGGGCCCCGGAAAGGGGCTCCCAGGGAAAGCCTGTAAGGAGCCGGCCCCGCAAATACTCTCCGGCCAGCCAGAAGGCCCCCAAAAGAAGCCCCGGAAGAAGGCCCGGGCGTTCAAAGGCCTTAAGAGCCGCGGCCCCGGCCACGGCCAGGGCCGAATAAAGGGCCAGATAGAGACAGAGCAGCAAATGGACGGAAAGGGCCAGGGGCCGAGAAAGGCCCCCGAAGCGGATCATCACCCCGGGAATCCAGTAAAGAAGCCCGAAAAAGAAGACCGTAAAGGCCAGAAGACCCAGGCCCAAGGCCTCCCGGAGGCTGCGGCCTGGAAGGGCGGTAAAAAGGGGCACCAGGGCCCCAAAGACCAACGGCCAGAGACCCGGGGCGGGGAAGGCCAGGATCAAGAGACCTCCCGAAAGGAGGGCCTTAAGCATCCTTGGGGAGGGGACGAACCCGTAGGGCGCGCACCGCTCTTTCATCGGCAGAGATCACCCGTACCAGGAGGCCCGGAAGCTCCACCTCCTCCCCGGGCCGGGGAAGTCTTCCCAACCTCTCCTGAAGGAGCCCGGCCAGGGTCTCATAATCTCCCCGGGGAAGCTCCAGGTCGAAAAGCCTTTCCACCTCCTCCAGCGGGGTCTCCGGATGGAGAGGATACCAGCCCTCGGCATCCGGACGGAGCTCTGGGGACTCAAAGGAAAAGACACAGCCCAGAAGGTCCTCCAGACGGACCATGCCGGAGAGGGCCCCGAATTCGTCGATAACCAAGGCCACCCGGACTCGGCGGTCGCGAAAGCCCTTGAGGGCCTCCCGGATACGCAGGCTCTCCGGGATCACATAAGCCGGGCGGGTGAGGTCCGCCAGCCGAAAATCCTCCGGAAAGCGGCGCACCAGATCCCGGAGGGAGACTATCCCCACAAAGTCGTCGAGATCGCGACGATAGACCGGATAGTAGCGGTGAGGGGCCTCCTGCACCCGACGGCGGACCTCCTCCGCCGAAGCCGACTCCGGAAGGGCCACCAGGTCCTTGCGGGGGATCATGACCTCCCGGACGGCCACCTTCCTCAGGCGCAGGACCGAAAGGAGGATCTCCCGCTCTTCCGGACTGAGGAGCCCCTCCCCCTCGGCCTCCTCCACCAGCTCTTCGAGTTCTTCCGCGAATTCCTGGAGATGCTCCTCCGGGGCCTTCTGAAAGAAGGCTTTCAGGACCTCCAGAAGCGACGGACCCTCGGCCATAGCTCCTTAATACCCGCCCGGGACTGCCTTAGCAAGAGGTTTAGGCTTGTATTCTGAAAGAATAGGTGTAAGTTTTCTTTTACAAGATTGTAAGGATGGACCTTTTTGATGGGTATGTCCCAGCAGAGCCTGGAGGAGATCACCACCCTTTACGAGATCGCCAGCACCCTGGCCAGCACCCTGGAGCTGCGCGAGGCCCTGGAGCGCACGCTTTCCGTATTGGCCGAACGCTTTAAGCTCAAACGGGGGACCATCACCATTTTCAACCCCCGCACCGGAGAGATTCAGATCGAAGTGGCTCACGGGCTTTCGGAGGAGGCCCGGCGGCGGGGACGCTACCGGCCCGGGGAGGGGATCACCGGGGAGGTAGTGGCCACCGGACAGCCCATCATCGTGCCCCAGATCAGCGAGGACCCCCGTTTTCTGAACCGGACCCGCAGCCGGGACGAGAGGGAAAAACGCGAGCTTTCCTTCCTCTGTGTGCCTATCAAGAGCGGGGGGCGGGTCCTGGGGACCCTTTCCGTGGACCGGCCGGCGGCCGACGTGGCCGAACTCTCCGAGGACCTGCGGCTGCTCACCATCGTGGCCGGGCTCCTGGCCCAGACCGTGGCCAAGCTCCAGGCCCTGGAAGAGGAACGGGCCCGGTTGCTCGAGGAAAATCTGCGTCTCAAAAACGAGCTCCGGGAAAAATTCCATCTGGAAAACTTTGTGGCCACCTCCTCCCGGATGCAGGAAGTGTTGGAGATGATCGACCGGGTGGCGGCCAGCCCGGCCACGGTGCTTTTGCGCGGGGAGTCCGGAACCGGAAAGACCCTCATCGCCCGGCTCCTCCATTACAATAGCCCCCGGGCCGAGGGGCCTTTTGTGGTGGTCCCCTGCACGGCTATCCCCGAGGGGCTTCTGGAGAGCGAACTTTTCGGCTACGAGAAAGGGGCCTTCACCGGGGCGGCCTCCCGCAAGATTGGCCTCATGGAAAAGGCCCACGGGGGAACCCTTTTTCTGGACGAAATCGGGGACCTTCCCCTTCCCATCCAGGCCAAGCTTCTTCATGCTATTCAAGAAAAGGAGTTCTACCGGCTGGGGGGCACGGAGCCCCTCCGAGTGGACGTGCGCCTGATTGCCGCCACCAACCGCAATCTGGAGGACCTGGTGGCCAAGGGCCTTTTCCGCGAGGACCTCTACTACCGACTTTCGGTCTTTCCCATCTACCTTCCTCCTCTCCGGGAAAGACCTACGGACATCATCCCTCTGGCGGAGCATTTTTTGGAAAAGTACTGCACCCTTTACCAAAAAAAGATCAAGAGGCTCTCCTCCCCGGCCATCGACCTTCTCATGCAATATCACTGGCCGGGAAATGTGCGGGAGCTGGAAAACGCCATCGAGCGGGCGGTCCTCATCTGTGATGAAGAAGTTATCCGGAGCTATCATTTGCCCCCGAGTCTGCAAACCGCTCAGAGTTCCGGCACTCGGGCCCGCATGAGTCTGTCCGAGGCCGTAGAGAAGGTGGAAAGGGAATTGATCGTGGAGGCCCTCAAGGAGACCCGAGGCAATCAGACCCAAGCGGCCAAGCTCCTGGGCACCACCCTGCGGGTCCTCAATTACAAGATCAAAAAATACGGACTCGATCCCCGGAGCTTTCGACCCCCGAGAACAAAGCACGCCTGAAGATGCCCGAACAACTGGAACTCTTTCCGGAATACGCTCCGCCCAAGCCCCGGATTGTTCCGCGGTCGGAGCACCCCATCTCCCGCAAGATGATCTCCCGCGAGGCCCTCAAGGTCCTCTACCGCCTGCATGATGCCGGCTATCTGGCCTATCTGGTGGGAGGGAGCGTGCGCGATCTCCTCCTGGGCCT
This portion of the Thermosulfurimonas marina genome encodes:
- a CDS encoding DVU0298 family protein, producing MKPPSCPFCGREIPPPRNLGFQFADHDAGVCECGAVYVSDVTGFNRGSAFAEALFLASGGRWELAWDLAPGEDYQEIWLEPYDQARHLLVPEGTLEGRKVSGALCFVRLAEDLLELSREDLEALRRPSSRSSPEVRPRKLRRPEAERLVAENRREELLLLCRAQPLNLRVLQKILYHPEALLRLRTATLLGEFARRFGDECPEEVADLVKRLLYASADTAASAWGALEAVGEIIRALPRRFGLYVRNLLAFLPYPEFRPGALYALWRVAEAHPELLLREKPFRVVSLLEDENPLVRGLALLILRALRLSEAAPGVRPLLEDSRTFEIYLPEEDRFVSRRLKEVAEEILKDQREVL
- a CDS encoding tetratricopeptide repeat protein — its product is MNEPEKISPEVAEALKWYKEAQVMYAQGRSLDALARYEEAYRVFVEHGCHREAANAAEKMGDLYFNRGNFEKALKPYKIALDICEEYEDELGTAILSEKIVYVYKELRQPEKALPYLYRALEIAEKYKDAHRAARMLAGIGDVYRNLGKLEAAREAYALAARIYREIGSREQAQLAEEALKRLLQEMGPGEASADHPDK
- a CDS encoding YkgJ family cysteine cluster protein, with the translated sequence MVRLKGFGALEELMAEVDRRFEETRRGYPREVRCRKGCTDCCYAPFDLSLAEALYLAQAFRKLPRRVRREVERRLEKYEKTWETEVPKPVDPLALSRVRLRCPFLDDRGLCVVYEFRPLTCRVYGLPLSVGEETVVCPRSGFEAGKTYPTVLFGEVLRRLAEISEGLVPKGGNVRVSLIGVIRGGFPGAHLLEEPF
- a CDS encoding HAD-IA family hydrolase, which gives rise to MSTPLRAVLFDAEGTLLHIHPSVGEVYARVLSREGLFLPGEELDRRIRALWPVFRRAFFGKFSPEGCRQLWKEIFSQALAPWLDGHPVERLFQAVYEAFSRPESFRLASGTREALEGLKRQGLKVAILSNWDERLPRLLKALGLKDHFEAVFLACELGVGKPAPEAFHLACEALGVAPPEVLMIGNDPEDDYQGALSAGLRARLYRGEDLREILREEGLWCA
- a CDS encoding FmdB family zinc ribbon protein, whose product is MPIYEFRCEACGEEFEVLCRNRAEAEEVRCKKCGSERVKRLMSTITPIVDSGGGPADRPRVAESHRCETGTCTHLELPGHSR
- a CDS encoding gamma-glutamylcyclotransferase family protein, giving the protein MPILFVYGTLRRGQPLHGLLRGASLMGEGWVEGFALYDLGDYPAARPWEKGRIWGELYAVPEELLPLLDQVEDEYRRETVLVECSSGAKIPAQMYVYRDPLPESQRLLSERWERSSSS
- a CDS encoding nitroreductase family protein, with product MEVITAIRGRRAINYFDPQRPVPEELLRNLLELAALAPSSFNLQPWRVIVVDDPEKKALLRECAMGQPKVEEAPVVLILVADPGVVEEYGEEVLRDRLAKGYLKDESQIEGVKAVFYQLYGDRESLRRKLFAVKNTALFAMNLMLAARGLGLETHPMDGFEEPCVKRVFGIPEDKLVPMLVAVGYPRPGVKLLERPARRPPEVFTSRNTWSTS
- a CDS encoding DUF72 domain-containing protein → MKRLFVGTCGNKVGLARYVNLFNALEVNATFYRFPSEKSLRNWEKTLSGRQDFCLSLKAFQGLTHPLSSPTWRRSGLSPEELEGLKGKVGCLRLTEATQRYFLETLELAARVSARYLLLQLPRNCEAEAAELRKFLSWAREVPGPERLHLALEIRWEDPDLLLELWEEFQTVPAFDPLLFPEFLERLRALPRLYFRLHGERQGSRLNYHKKYREEELQKLAELVKELPAEEILVFFNNVYMHEDALRFRKLWG
- the lnt gene encoding apolipoprotein N-acyltransferase, whose protein sequence is MKERCAPYGFVPSPRMLKALLSGGLLILAFPAPGLWPLVFGALVPLFTALPGRSLREALGLGLLAFTVFFFGLLYWIPGVMIRFGGLSRPLALSVHLLLCLYLALYSALAVAGAAALKAFERPGLLPGLLLGAFWLAGEYLRGRLLTGFPWEPLSGALAPVPLLLQPAALVGALGLSLLPLWVNYALFAALPPRRRRAPLLAAFFLLGATVLYGWRALSLEVPVFPVRVALIQGNIPQEIKWRPGEERRSLERYLELSRKALACGPDFLVWPETALPFPFPYGGLTGELLKGIRSLGRPVLFGAPRAVHTEKGWDLRNSLVALSPEGKPLGVYDKEHLVPFGEYVPFEDKFPWLRNLAVASGDYTPGRGSGVLEVAGVRVGALICFENAFAPLARARVRAGADLLLVITNDAWFGRSAALRQHFDQSILRAVETRRWVIQVANTGLSGVIDPYGRVRLLGPVERPWWSCFGRRP
- a CDS encoding CBS domain-containing protein yields the protein MAEGPSLLEVLKAFFQKAPEEHLQEFAEELEELVEEAEGEGLLSPEEREILLSVLRLRKVAVREVMIPRKDLVALPESASAEEVRRRVQEAPHRYYPVYRRDLDDFVGIVSLRDLVRRFPEDFRLADLTRPAYVIPESLRIREALKGFRDRRVRVALVIDEFGALSGMVRLEDLLGCVFSFESPELRPDAEGWYPLHPETPLEEVERLFDLELPRGDYETLAGLLQERLGRLPRPGEEVELPGLLVRVISADERAVRALRVRPLPKDA
- a CDS encoding sigma-54 interaction domain-containing protein, which produces MSQQSLEEITTLYEIASTLASTLELREALERTLSVLAERFKLKRGTITIFNPRTGEIQIEVAHGLSEEARRRGRYRPGEGITGEVVATGQPIIVPQISEDPRFLNRTRSRDEREKRELSFLCVPIKSGGRVLGTLSVDRPAADVAELSEDLRLLTIVAGLLAQTVAKLQALEEERARLLEENLRLKNELREKFHLENFVATSSRMQEVLEMIDRVAASPATVLLRGESGTGKTLIARLLHYNSPRAEGPFVVVPCTAIPEGLLESELFGYEKGAFTGAASRKIGLMEKAHGGTLFLDEIGDLPLPIQAKLLHAIQEKEFYRLGGTEPLRVDVRLIAATNRNLEDLVAKGLFREDLYYRLSVFPIYLPPLRERPTDIIPLAEHFLEKYCTLYQKKIKRLSSPAIDLLMQYHWPGNVRELENAIERAVLICDEEVIRSYHLPPSLQTAQSSGTRARMSLSEAVEKVERELIVEALKETRGNQTQAAKLLGTTLRVLNYKIKKYGLDPRSFRPPRTKHA